One window of Streptomyces sp. NBC_00582 genomic DNA carries:
- a CDS encoding DUF4007 family protein, producing MSEGPLDTCLPRFARHGSYPPKWGWLPKVHAAVGQDPQAFSRPEAPVLFAVGSSMVPAMRFWAQAFGLIEPVDGGRAPTRYTATERGRWLLDEDGADPWLEEPGTLWLLHWWLLSARPCHVPTFWHLFAGWGMSLFSRAELRASVQRAADRSGWRVPSDNVVDRDLTALLAMYAPPTTEDAPRASIEEILSSPFRQLNILTFDDAPGVPAFRAAAVRGRQIRLQRNRPDGAPAAILTYACLDYARSAGHQGPGTMSLAALASAPGGPGRLLLANEPVLRRAVERTARTLGSDLSVVDSAVDGQTLLSFGDEPRVLAERVLTSHYR from the coding sequence ATGAGCGAGGGCCCGCTGGACACCTGCCTGCCACGCTTCGCCCGGCACGGCTCTTACCCGCCGAAGTGGGGCTGGCTGCCCAAGGTCCACGCCGCGGTCGGCCAGGACCCGCAGGCCTTCTCGCGGCCCGAGGCGCCCGTTCTGTTCGCCGTCGGTTCCTCGATGGTGCCCGCGATGCGCTTCTGGGCGCAGGCCTTCGGTCTCATCGAGCCGGTGGACGGCGGCCGCGCCCCCACCCGCTATACGGCCACCGAGCGCGGCCGGTGGCTGCTGGACGAGGACGGCGCCGACCCGTGGCTTGAGGAGCCGGGGACACTCTGGCTGCTGCACTGGTGGCTGCTGAGCGCGCGCCCCTGCCATGTCCCCACGTTCTGGCACCTGTTCGCGGGATGGGGGATGAGTCTCTTCAGCCGTGCGGAGCTGCGGGCTTCCGTGCAGCGGGCGGCGGACCGCAGCGGCTGGCGAGTCCCCAGCGACAACGTCGTGGACCGGGACCTGACCGCGCTGCTCGCCATGTACGCGCCGCCCACGACCGAGGACGCGCCACGGGCAAGCATTGAGGAGATCCTGTCCAGTCCGTTCCGGCAGCTGAACATCCTCACCTTCGACGACGCACCGGGTGTCCCCGCCTTCCGCGCGGCGGCCGTGCGGGGCCGGCAGATCCGCCTGCAGCGCAACCGCCCCGACGGCGCCCCCGCGGCCATCCTGACCTACGCCTGTCTCGACTACGCCCGCTCCGCCGGCCACCAGGGCCCCGGCACCATGTCTCTCGCGGCGCTCGCCTCGGCCCCCGGAGGACCGGGACGGCTTCTGCTGGCCAACGAGCCCGTGCTCCGCAGAGCCGTCGAGCGAACCGCGCGCACCCTTGGGAGCGACCTGTCCGTTGTCGACTCGGCCGTCGACGGGCAGACCCTGCTGTCGTTCGGCGACGAGCCGCGCGTCCTCGCCGAACGCGTCCTCACCTCCCACTATCGGTAA
- a CDS encoding zinc finger domain-containing protein, which yields MAEFRALLTSGVLTDRAGAPLGAPCGCGGLTDGYTCPLSLRCPSCAEPAGRPCRRPSGHQAAETHVPRLRAAGSLDKARERDGDPTLPAPWPDHDPTDQILPKDRT from the coding sequence ATGGCCGAATTCCGAGCGCTCCTGACCAGCGGCGTCCTCACCGACCGGGCCGGGGCGCCGCTGGGGGCACCGTGCGGGTGCGGTGGCCTGACCGACGGCTACACCTGCCCTCTGTCCCTCAGATGCCCCAGCTGCGCCGAGCCCGCGGGCCGGCCGTGCCGCAGGCCCAGCGGCCACCAGGCCGCCGAGACGCATGTCCCCCGCCTGCGGGCCGCCGGCTCACTGGACAAGGCCCGTGAGCGCGACGGCGATCCCACGCTGCCCGCGCCGTGGCCCGACCACGACCCCACCGACCAGATCCTCCCGAAAGACCGCACGTGA
- a CDS encoding N-6 DNA methylase, translating to MSSGQPDRALLRDLTWLPSAHARRAFLPDPQEHARRLIGTVTALWPSGSSLEVPLGTTAALALLPLADAESPELAHDIAALEPAGLVTVLRQMWAHLWLSQPYLVERAHLLWRWLADPSQQTADTVTELTHHLFKGGVLEFGANPERYLATDLLGRLLQQLSDRREKSGRGAFHTPDVVTDHMVEYFADDLPPGTVIGEAAAGSGAMWRAQARLLHDTGRDPAQYRWVAAEIDPLTVAVLGANSLLWRLGSDVVIACADALAGDSGMAQAQLERAGATARRDAFVADPHP from the coding sequence TTTCTGCCCGACCCGCAGGAGCACGCTCGGCGCCTGATCGGCACGGTCACGGCGCTGTGGCCTTCCGGCTCGTCGCTGGAGGTTCCCCTGGGTACGACGGCGGCGCTCGCGCTGCTGCCGCTCGCCGACGCCGAAAGCCCCGAACTTGCCCACGACATCGCCGCGCTGGAGCCTGCCGGCCTCGTGACCGTGCTCCGGCAGATGTGGGCACACTTGTGGCTCAGCCAGCCGTATCTCGTCGAGCGAGCACATCTGCTGTGGCGGTGGCTGGCCGACCCGTCGCAGCAGACTGCCGACACCGTCACCGAGCTGACCCACCACCTGTTCAAGGGCGGGGTCCTTGAGTTCGGCGCGAACCCCGAGCGCTATCTGGCCACCGACCTGTTGGGGCGGCTGCTGCAGCAGCTGAGCGACCGCAGGGAGAAGAGCGGCCGCGGCGCGTTCCACACGCCCGACGTCGTCACCGATCACATGGTCGAGTACTTCGCCGATGACCTTCCGCCGGGCACGGTCATCGGCGAGGCAGCGGCCGGCTCGGGCGCCATGTGGCGGGCGCAGGCCCGCCTGCTGCACGACACGGGCCGGGACCCGGCTCAATACCGTTGGGTCGCCGCCGAAATCGATCCGCTCACGGTGGCCGTGCTCGGAGCCAACAGCCTCCTGTGGCGGCTCGGCTCGGACGTGGTGATCGCCTGCGCGGATGCACTCGCCGGCGACAGCGGTATGGCGCAGGCGCAGCTGGAGCGCGCGGGCGCCACGGCGCGCCGGGACGCGTTCGTAGCCGACCCGCACCCATGA